The Maritimibacter sp. DP1N21-5 DNA window GATCAGAACCGTGACATCCGGGCAATAGGGCGGCAATTCGGGCCCGAAAAAGGCCCGACGCTGGCGGGACCGGCCATGGGCCCGCAAGGCAAAGCCGAAAATCGTGGCCCCGCGCAGGAGCCCGAGCCCGACGGCCATCGGCACCAGAAGCGCGATCCAGACGCCGCCGTCGGCGACGCCGGAATAGAACACCGCCTCGAAGCTTTCGAACTCCGTCTCGCCCCCATCGGTGTAGGTGGGCCCGATCTCGGCCATGATTTCGGTCAGGCTGGCGAAGTCATAACCTTTCGCCCGCAGGGCCGGGATCAGGAGCCGCAGCGTCTCGATGGTATGGGTCCGGTCGCCGCCGCCATCATGCAGCAGGATCACCTGACCGCTGCCGTCCAGTTGCGAGAGCGTGTAATCCACCAGCGCCGTGGCATCCTTGGTTCGCCAGTCCGGCGGGACGATACTCGCCCCGAGGATATGGAACCGGCCTTCCGTGAAGTCGCGCAGCCGGCTGGCGACTTCGCCCTCCAGAGGGCCCGGCCCGCGCAGGTAAGGCGCACGAAATACGGTGGGTGACGTCCCGGTCAGCCAGCTGAACAGACGCGACTGAAGCGCAAGTTCGATCTGCATGCGTCCCGCCGAGGTCCGTTCGATGCGCGGATGCGAATAGGTGTGAAGCCCGTAGTCGAAGCCTTCCCTTTGCATCCGCTCGACGATTTCCCGGCTCTCGCCCATCTGGCGCCCGATCATGAAGAAGGCGGCAGGCACATTCTCCGCTTCGAGGATGTCCAGGATCTTCGGGGTGAAGTTCTTGGTCGGGCCATCGTCGAAGGTCAGAAGGACGGTGTTGTCCGGAATACTCCCGTAGCGTTCAGCCATGACGGGCGCCGGAAGGCGCACATAACGGGTCTCTTCGATCCGGTCGCCCTCTTCGGACATCGCCAGGTCGCGCACGCCCACCTGACCATCCTGTCCGAAGCGGATGAATGGTCCCGTGCCGTGATAAGACACGAAGCTGTTCAGGTCGATCCGGCGCAATTCGTCGCGGGCCGCAGGTTCGAAGATGTCCTTGTGCGTCAAGACCTGCCAGATGGACGGATCCTCCCGGCCCAGCCCCCAGACCGCCACCGAAGCGAGACCGTTGTCGGCGAGGATCTGGAGCTGCCGGTAATGGCTGATCGCATCGAGGAACCAGATCAGGTTCGGCGCGCCCTCTTCGTCCGTATAGGAGACGAGGCCATGGCCCTGAACAGAGTCGATCCCGATGAAGGCATCGTTGCGCGCCGAGAGTGCCATGGTTTCGCTGAAGGAGATATATTCCGCCTGCCGCCGTTCGGAATGCCAATGCACCCCGCCCGTCGCCATGCCGATGACGAGCCGGTCTTGCGGGATCCGCCGCATCGCGTCCCGGACGACCTGATCGACCCATGCGAGAGGCGCCGGCGCCTCTGTGTAGGTGCCCAGGACATAGGCGTCCTGAACGACCGGCACCACGATACGATCCGGCTGATCCTTGGCATCAGGCAAATGCGACATCTGATCCGGCGAGATCACGGCGCAGGCTTCCTTGCCCGCCGCCGCATAGGCATCCCGCACGGGCACGAGCATTTCGAAGGCGCGTTGAAGGTTCAGGAACTCCAGCCGACGCAGGTCGAAGCACATGCCCAGCCAGTCCCGTTCGTTCACAAGCTGCAACGTGTCGACCCAGGCCCTCGACCGCATGTCGTCAAGCGCGTCAGCCTGCACATGGACCAGAGGCATGAGTTCGTCATCGTCGAAGGCCGACGCGAGGATGACGTAGGGCACGTTGGCTTCGTCCTCGGCATCGAAGAGCCAGGACAGCCCCTCCCCGTCGAGCATGAGCCATTCCGGGATCACCACGTTGACCGTATCGCAGGTCCGCGCCATGGCGTTCTGGGCATCCTCGAGTTCTGCCGGCACGAAGGCATAAACACGGGTCGGGTTGCTGGACGCCGAGTGCTCGGCCCCGTGGGGGCGCGCGCATTCGACCTGCGGCACCTCTTCGTGGTGATGCGCCAGATCGTGATCTGCTTCTTCCCCGCCAAACTCCTCCTCGTCGCCGAAGGCGATCTTGAGAACGTCAGGCTCCATCCCCCAGCGATTATGCGTGAGGCTATCCCATGGAGACGCGGGTTCTTCGGGCGTCGGTTGGTCCGCAAAAAGATTACGCACGTTCCGGACTTCCGCAGACACGTTGAAGACCACCACCGTCATCATGGTGATCGCCGTGAAGACCAGAAGACCGACCGTAACCAGCGCAAGAATATGCCGCGCCGGGCTCTGCGCCCTGAAAATCTGATCGTGGTCAATCTTCCTGGACGCTGTTGCGTCCTGTTTCGCTTCGGATGTCATCCCCCCCCGGGAATGGTCCTCCGCACTCTCGTCAATATCAAAATACCAAGTCACTTGTCAGCTCCCCCCGAAGCATGCTAAGCAATGTCTTTGGGGGAAGGCTTCAATTGTTTAGCAACTGTCGCCGGTAGGTGCCGAAAAAGATTCGAGCAGCGCAGGCAAAGGTGATCGTAATTACCGAATTACCGACCTGCAAGTCAATTTAAGAGTTACGTGTTGCCGGGGGGTGAAGGGTCCAAGCAATCACTTGAAAAGCAAGCTGAAAATTCGCCGTCGCCATTTTATCGGCATGGTGAGCAGCACAATAGTTGCGCTGCCTGGCCTGGGGTTTTCTCAGGAGAGGCAATTCGATATTCGCACGTTTTCGATCCTTTTTACCGGGTTGAAGGCGGGTCAGGACGCGCGCGCAATCGGGGCTTTTTTTTCTGAGCTCATGTCGAAAGGTATACCCTTTTCGATCGAGGTAGATATTGGCCTGGAAGACGACGGGGCAAGCGCTCCGGACGCGGAATTGTTGCGCCTGCTGGACAGTCTTGTGACGCAATATCCTGCCACGGCGGAGCTTGCGTTGCGTATCGACGGGGTGCTGGAGGAAACGCCTTATTTCCAGGCGAGGTCCCTTTTCGACACGCGCGCCATGGCGGACCGCCAGCTTGGGCTTCTGCCCCTGGACCGGAGCGAATTCACCCGGTTCCAGACCATCACCACCGGCCTCGCGCCCAATCAGGCGAGCGCCGGGGGCCTGCGCGCGGGCGGATGCACCGTCGCGATCTACGATGCGCTCGATCAGGCGGACCCGAACGGGACGCTCGCGGCCTCAATGGTGATGATGCTGCCCAGAAAGTCGCAACTGGACCTGACCGAAGCCGCCGATGCCTTTACGGCGCAGCTCTTCCAGGGGCTCGGTTCGGGCACCGTGGTCGGAATCGACATCGACGCCCTTCCCGCCGATCCGACCGAGGCGCGCCGCCTTGGACGGTCGCTTGCCGAGGCCGTGAATCAGTCGCGCCTGACGGCCTATCTCCTGCCGGTCCTGCCCAGCGAAGAGTTCCGCAGGTGCTGCGCCTTTCTCGCCAACCACACACGGGTCTTCGTGTTCATCGACGACGCCCCCGCCTCGGCAGAGGAATGGACCGCACTCCGCGCACAGGCGACCGAAATCTACGGCGATACCTGTCTCGATATCGTCGTGCCCGAAGGGCAGCTTGCTGACGGGACATGGTTCGTGCGGCGCGAGGATGGCACGCGACTCCGACTTGGAAACCCCGGCATCGACACCGACGGGGCTTTTGTTCACGGTCCGGTCAGCTGGCTCGACGAGAGCAAGGCCTTCTGGCACCCCGACGCGGTCGCCGTGACCCGGCTTCTGGAGGAAGGCGAGCCCCGGCCCGCGATGCCCAGCGCGATGAACCTGTGCCGTGGCGATGCACCCCCGGTCCCCGATATTGCTTATCAGTTGCTCAACAGGTCCAAGTCCATTCCGCTCGAACCACCAGAGCCCGTCACCTTCGACGACGAGGATCTGGCGGACGCAGAGCTGGCCTATGAGTATCTCACCCGCTTTGAGATCGCGACGACGGGCCTGTGCCCCGCGACCGTCAAGGAGGCGCCGGACGCGACCATTCCCCACAGCGAACTGACGATGTGGGATATCGGGAGCCTGATCCTGGCGCTCCTGGCCGCGCGCGAGCTGGGTCTCGTCGACGAGGACGCGCTGGTCGAGCGGATCCTGCGCATTCTCGATCACATTCCAAATACGACCTACGAGGGGCATGTGGTGCCGGCCGCCATTGTCGATACCGACAATGGCCGGATCCGGCGCGACGGCTTCGACGCCTGCGATTTCGGCCGTCTCTCGGTCGCACTGCATTTCGCGTCCCAAGAGCCAGGGCTCGCCGAGGCCTGCGCCGCGAAGTACGCCGAATGGGGCGTCGCCGGGCTGATGACGGACGGCGCGCTCGTCACGGTCACACGGCGCGGCACAAGGTCCTCCTATTGGTCGCATTGTGCGCATTATCTGAAGCGGGGTCTGGCGCTGCACGGCATCGACGGCGCAAGGTCGCCCTATAGCGAGGCCTTCGTCGGCGATACCGAAGCCGACCGCACGATGAACCTGCTCTACGCGGCCGATGCCATCGGGATCCTGTCATCGGAACCACTGCTGATGGAGGCGGTGGAACTGGGCGCCTCGCGGGAAAGCAAACAGCTGATCGACGTGTTCTTCGCCGCCCTGCGGCACGAGGACGATGCCTATGACCGGCTCCTCGCGCCCAGCGAGACGCCACTCGATGCGCCGCCGTGGTTCGCCTATCAGGGGCTGGACATCGGTCACGCGCACCGCTGGAGCGTGAGTTTCCTCGACAGCGGTCGCAGCCGTTTCGAGGATATCACCGGCAGCCCGCACGCGACCTTCTCGAGCAAGGCCGCCTATCTGTGGCGCGCGGTCCGGCCCGGTCCCTTCTCGGACCGGCTGGTGGAAAAGGTGCGGGAGAACGGCCGTCTTGAGGGGCTCGGCTTCGCGTCTGGTTTGCATTTGTCGGACTACCAACCGCTCGCGGCCTACTCCGACCTGAACACCAATGCGGTGATCCTTCAGGCCCTGGCGCAGCGCAAGAAACAGGCCGAAGCGAACTGACGCGGGCGGGACAAGGGGCCCCGCCACGCATCGCGTCTTACATCAGCTGATCGGGCCGTAGATCGTGCAGTCGTCAGCAATGGCGCCCGCAACCACGGGGTATCCCCGTCGCGGATTGAGCATCATGACCTGAACCCCGGTCAGACGGTTCATGCACTGATTGGTGGCGGCGACCGTCGAGTTCTTGCCGCCGATATAGATGTCGAGCCAGGGAAGCCCGTTGTGGCCAGTGTGGCAGGGTCCGTCCTGCGGGCGTGCGCCGTCACCACAGACATCTTCGACGATGGCATACTTGCGCAGGCGTTCGATGTAGAACCGGGTGCCCGCCGGGAAATCCAGCGTCTGACGACCGCCGATGATGGTGTGACCGACCGCAATGGTGATCGGGTCGTCGTAGGTCCCGGTGCCGCCTGCCTGCCGGTGAATGACCGGACGCGCGATGGCCGCGCTGCCGGGGGGCGTGTTGTCCCAGTAGCTGTAGCCGGTGAGATATCCGCTGAACCGCACTTCGGCGCCACGGCTCGCGTATTGCGACAATTGGGTCTGAATTGCGCTGTCAAAAACCTGCGCCTTGGCCGGTCCGGCGCCGAAAAGTGCGGAGAAAACAAAAGCCGACATGCCGACTGCCTTGAGAATTGCCTTCATAAGCATAATCCTTCGTTCGGTGCATAGGTCAACGCCCTTGCTACGGCAGACGCGCAAGACCGTTCTCGTTATACGCAGCGATCGTGAATCCCTGATTTACGAAGGCTGCTCGATCGGGGGTGCCTCAATGGCATCATCACTACCGTGGTTTAAATCCACGCTTATTTGGAACCAACACAGGGACGAGGTCTCAAACCGTTTAAAGATCTCGTCAAATTTCTGCAGAACGGAGTAGCCCAAGTTGTTCCGTTCATCAAAAACCTTTGTCTTGTATCGGCGGGTTTCTTCCGATTGTGCCCTGAATCGACGACAATCAGGCAAGTGAATTGTGAAAAACCAACAAATCCACCCAGTTTCTCGCGATTCAGTGTCCCAATCGACACGAAGTCCCCGATGCTGCGTCTTCATGGCCACAGGTCGCATGACGCGATGTTCCGGCTCTTTCGCGTCCATGGCGTCGGGTGGCTCGAACATTCGAGCCGAGCCGGTTGTGAAGCCACAGTCTTAGGTCGCGAGCGGATCTTCCGGGCGGAACCCCGGATTGGCCGTTAATCCTCTATATAACAATTGGTTAATCAGAACGCGCAGGAACGATCACGGGACCTGACGCCACCCCTCTGACACCCGCGCTCCGGCAGCCCCACTCCTTTGCTCGCTCTCGAAAGCTGCGCCCAGATAAGCGGCCGTGATGCAAAAAGATTGAACCAGATCAATGTTTCCGGTCACCTTCTGGCATAGGGAGGACCCATGAAGGACGAAGAGACGCGGGTTTTTCGCACGGAGGGAATCACCAAGGTCTACAGGACCGGTGACGTGGAAGTGCATGCCCTGCGCGGCGTGACCACCGATCTCTATGCTGGCGAGTTCACCGTTCTGCTCGGCGCCTCCGGGTCGGGAAAGTCGACGCTCCTCAACATCCTCGGCGGGCTCGATCACGCCACCGCGGGCAAGGCCTGGTTCGGCAGGGAAGAGCTCACCGCCATGTCGGAGCGCGAATTGACGCGCTATCGCCGCGATCACGTCGGCTTCGTGTTCCAGTTCTACAACCTCGTACCCTCCCTCACGGCGCGGGAGAACGTCGCGCTCGTGACCGAGATCTCCAAGCGCCCGATGCGCCCCGAAGAGGCGTTGGAGCGCGTTGGCCTCGATCACCGGTTGGATCACTTCCCGGCCGAGATGTCGGGAGGCGAACAGCAGCGCGTCGCCATCGCCCGCGCCATCGCGAAGCGGCCGGAAGTGCTCCTCTGCGACGAACCGACGGGCGCGCTCGATTCCAACACCGGGGTGCAGGTGCTGGCCGCCCTTCAGGCGATCAATGACGAGCTGAACACGACCACTATCGTCATCACCCACAACGCAGGCATCCGCGCAATGGCGCACCGCGTGATCCAGTTTGCAGACGGAGACGTGGCCAACACCACGGTCAATGACCATCGCATCTCTCCCGCCGAGATCGAGTGGTAGTCATGCGCGCGCTCGACCGGAAACTCACGCGCGACATCAGGCGGCTCTGGGCGCAAGCTCTGGCCATCGCGGCGGTCCTGTCGGTGGGCGTCATGATCATGGTCATGGCCTTCGGCACCCAGCGCAGCCTGACGGAAACGCGCGACACATTCTATGACCGGGCCCGGTTCGCCGACATCTGGGCGACCGCCGCCCGTGCGCCCCGGTCCCTGACGGAAGAGATCGCGGCCATCCCCGGCGTCGCGCGGCTCGAGGCGCGGGTTTCGACCTCCGCCGTGCTCGACCTTCCCGACATGGCCGACCCGGTCATGGCGCAGGTCCTGTCGATCCCGCCCTCCGGCGCGCCCGAGATGAACGCCCTCATCGTGAAGGAAGGCCGCCTGCCCGGTTTCGGGCGCCGTGACGAGGTCGTGGTGAACGAAGCCTTCGCCAATGCGCACGACTACCGGCCGGGACAGGTGCTCTCCGTCACATTGAACGGCCAGAAACGCGACGTGACCATCACCGGGATCGTGCTCTCGCCCGAGTTCATCTATACCATCGGGCCGGGGTCGATCATGCCCGACGACGAACGCTTCGGGATCCTCTGGATGGCCGAGGACGTGCTGGCGGGTGCGCTGAACCTGGGCGGGGCCTTCAATTCCATCGCGCTTTCCGTCACCCGGGGCACCGCGCTCGCGCCGGTGCAGGATGCGCTGGACGACTTGCTCAAACCCTATGGCGGGACCGGCTCCTATGACCGATCACAGCAGATGTCGAATGCCTTTCTGGACGGCGAACTCGAACAGCTCGGCGTCATGGCCCGGATCGTGCCGCCGATCTTCCTCGTGGTGAGCGCCTTTCTGGTCAACATGGTTCTGGGACGGATGATACAGTTGGAGCGCGAGCAGATCGGGCTTCTCAAGGCGCTTGGCTATTCGACTGTCGAGATCGCCTTCCACTACCTCAAACTCTCCCTCGGGATCGGGGCGATCGGCGTCGTGATCGGGTGGCTCGCCGGGCTCGCCGCATCACAGGCGATGGCCTCGGTCTATGTCGAATATTTCCATTTCCCCTATCTCGTCTTCGTCCAGCGCCCCTCGGTCTATGTCATCGGGGCGAGCGCGGGGCTTGCGGCGGCGGGGATCGGAGCACTGCTCGCGGTGCGCCGGATCGCTGGCCTGTCGCCCGCCGTCGCCATGTCACCCCCTGCCCCAACGCGCTTCCGGCGCGGGCTTTTCGACCGGATGATCGTGATCCTGCGGCCAAGGCAGCCGACCATGATGATCCTGCGCGCCATAGGGCGGTGGCCGCTTCGGGCGGCGCTCACCTCGCTGGGCATTTCTGTTTCGGGGGCGATCATCGTCGCGGGGCTTTTCATGTTCGACAGTTTCGACGAATTGCTCGACGTCGCCTTCGTCCAGGCCAACCGGCAGGACGCCATCCTGACCTTCGCCGCTCCGCGACCGGAGGTGGTCCTGGACGCGGTCGAAGACCTTCCCGGCGTTCTGATGAGCGAAGGCAGCCTCACCCTGCCCGCCCGGCTTCACCACGGGCATCTGACGCGCACCGTCGGCATCGAGGCCGCTCGGCCCGGCAATGATCTCGTGCGCGTGTTCGACGGCGACGCCCGGGTCGAGGTCGCGCCCGAAAACGGCATCGTTCTGGCCAAGCGACTGGCCGCGCATCTGGACGCCAAACCCGGCGACGTGATCGAGATCGAGTTCCTGCAGGAGGGCGAAGACCGTTTCCCGGTCGTCATCACCGGCACCGTCGCCCAGTTTTTCGGGCTCTCGGCCTATATGGAGCTCGACACCGTTTCCGCGCTCCTAAATCAGGCCCCGCGGGTGAGCCTCGCCAATGTGGAAATCGACACGGCCCGGTCGGAGGACCTGTTCGAAGCGTTCAAATCGGCCCCCGCCATTTCCGGCATCACCTATATGTCCGAGATCCGGCGCGGCTTCGATGAAACCATCGCGCAGAGCGCGGGTATCACGATGACGGTCTATACCTTCATGGCTGCCCTCATCGCGATCGGCGTCGTCTATAACTCTGCGCGCATCCAGCTGTCGGAACGGGCCCGCGAATTGGCGAGCCTGCGCATCCTCGGCTTCACCCGGGGCGAGGTTAGCTACATCCTGCTCGGTGAGCTTTTCATCCTGACCGCCGTCGCCATTCCGGTGGGTCTGGTCATGGGATACGGCATGGCCGCCGCCATGGTGCAGAGCTTTGAAAGCGACCTCTACGCACTGCCGCTCATCGTCACGGAAACCACCTATTGGCGCGCGGCGGGGGTCGTCACCGGCGCGACGCTCGTCTCGGCACTGATCGTGCGCCGCAGAATCGACCGCATGGATCTCGTCGCGGTCATGAAAACCAGGGAGTAAGGCATGAACCTCAGAACCATTGTGATCGGAGCCGTTGTCGCAGCGGTCGTCGGTGGTGCCGTCTGGGTCTCGCTCCAGCCGGAGGTGGTGCCAGTGGACATGGCCACCGTGTCGTCCGGACCGATGGAAGTCACCGTGAACGCCGAAGGCACGACTCGCGTGCGCGACGTCTATGAAGTGGCCGCGCCGCTCTCGGGAACCGTGGCCCGCTCCCCGGTGTCGGTCGGGGACCGCGTGACCATGGGTGAAACGGTCATCGCCCGGATTCAGCCCGGCGAACCCGCGTTCCTCGACGATCGCGCACGTGCGCAGGCCGAGGCGGCCGTTGCCCAGGCCGAGGCCGCGCTCGCGCTCGCCCAGACACAGATCACCGTCGCCGAAGCCGACCTCAGCAACGCGCAACGCACCCTCAATCGTGTCGTGGACCTCTACGAACGCGGGACGGTCCCGGAAGCCCAGCTGGAGAATGCAACAACCGCGGTCGACATCGCCGCCGCGACGCTCGACAGCGCGCATGCCTCGGCCCAGATGCGCGAGAGCGAGGTCGCTGCCTCGCGAGCCGTCCTCACGCAGCCCGGCGAAAAGGCCAGCGTCGAGAGCGAGGATTGCTGCATCGACCTCCACGCGCCGGTGTCGGGCACGGTCCTGTCCGTCGCCTCGGTGTCGTCGCGGCCCGTCGTGGCGGGAACCCCGCTTCTCGAGATCGGCCCCACCGAGGATCTGGAAATCGTGGTCGAGCTTCTGTCCACGGATGCCGTCCGGCTGAAAACCGGTGCGCTCGCACATATCGAGCGCTGGGGGGGCGACGAAAGCCTCACCGCGCGGGTACGGGAGATCGAGCCAGCCGCCTTCACCAAGGTCTCGGCCCTGGGGATCGAAGAGCAAAGGGTCCGGGTGATCCTCGATTTCGCGGATAATGAAGAGGTTCCGCCTCTGGGCCATAACTTCCGGGTCTATGCGAGGGTGGTCGAATGGTCATCGGACGACACCGTGCAGGTGCCGATTTCAGCCCTCTTTCGCACCGGGAACGACTGGTCCGTCTTCACGGTGTCTGGTGGCGTCGCCGTTCTGACCCAAGTAACGCTTGGCCGTCGAAATTCAGATATGGCGCAGGTCATTAGCGGCATTTCCGCCGGAGACACGGTGATTACGCATCCCAGCGACAGGATCGCGGACGGGGTCCTGATTGAAGCGCGTGACACCGGATCGTAAGTAAACGACCTAAACCGGACCTCGCCCCTCGATCTTCGCCATGAAGCGCGCGAGGTCGCGGCCCGCTGCCGCCTGTCCGGTGAAGGTCATCACATAGCCCGGAACCCGCGCGAGCCGGGTCTCCATGTCCTCGCGCACCTGCATAGAAATGTAGCCGATCTGGACCAGATAGATCGTGCGCGCCCTCACGTCCGCGTCCTGCGGCTCGAACCCGAATCGCTCGAACATCGCCCGGATCGCGGCCAGCCTGCGCTCGTCGGCCCGGGCGACCCGCGCCGCTGCATCGGGCGATTCATGGGCCCATCCCCGCACCGCGAAATCGAACCGCGCCTCGAACCCGCCCCCGTCCAGAAACTCGGCAATGAGCATCAAGACCGCCTCGCAGATGCTGTCGGCATAGGCCTCTGTCGCCTTGACGAGAACCTCCGTATTGGTCGCTTCCCAATCGTCGAGAAGCGCGTCGAGCAATGCCGCGCGGTCCTTGAAGAACCAGTAGAAACTGGTCCGGGATAGCGACAAGCCGGCAGCCAGCGGCTGGATCTTCACCGCCCCGATGCCCCCGTCGATCAGGGCCTGTCGCGCGGCCTCGAGCCACCCTTCCCGCGACCCGCGCCAACCGGTCGCCTCTTCTGACGTCTCTTCCATCATGCCGCGACCCTAGTCCCTGACCCCCGCCACCGCAAGAAAATGGTCAGCCATGAACTCAAACTTGACATGAGTGAACATTTTCGGAATCCATGGTACGAACACAGGAGTCCCCATGTCGAGCGATCCCCTCCTCCAGCCCTACACGCTCAAGCATCTGACGCTGAAGAACCGTCTGATGATCACCAGCCACGAACCGGCCTATCCAGAAGACGGCATGCCCAAGGAGCGATACCGCGCCTATCATGTCGAACGGGCGCGCGCCGGGGTGGCGCTGACGATGACCGCAGGCTCCGCCAGCGTCAGCCGCGATAGCCCGCCGGTGTTCAACAACGTCATCGCCTGGAAAGACGAGGTCGTCGGTTGGATGCGCCAGCTTACGGACGAATGCCACGACCATGGCGCGGCGGTGATGATCCAGCTCAGCCATCTCGGGCGGCGCACCCGCTGGGACAAGGCCGACTGGCTGCCCGTCGTCAGCTCCAGCCATGAACGCGAGGTCGCCCACCGGGCCTTTCCCAAGCGCGCCGAGGACTGGGACATCGCCCGGATCATCATGGACTACGCCGACGCGGCGGAGCGCATGAAAGAGGCGGGGCTCGATGGGATCGAGCTCGAGGCCTATGGCCACCTTATGGAGCAGTTCACCTCGCCCCTCACGAACACGCTCGACGCGCCCTATGGCGGTTCCACGGAAAACCGGATGCGGTTCATGATGGACACGCTGAAGGCGATCCGCGAACGCGTGGGACCGGAGTTCATCGTCGGCGTGCGCTACTCCGGCGACGAGATGCTGGCAGGCGGCTTGACCAAGGAAGACGGGCTCGACATCTCGCAGCGTTTGAAGAACAGCGGGCTCGTGGACTTCCTCAATGTCGTGCGCGGGCATATCGACACCGATCCGGGGTTGACCGACCTCATTCCGGTTCAGGGCATGCGCGCCTCGCCGCACCTTGATTTTGCAGGTGAAATCCGGGCCGCCACCGCCTTTCCGACATTCCATGCGGCCAAGATCCAGGATGTCGCGACGGCGCGCCATGCAATTGTCAGCGGCAAGCTCGACATGGTCGGCATGACCCGTGCGCATATGGCGGACCCGCATATCGTGGCCAAGATCCTGCGCGGTGAAGAAGACCGGATCCGGCCTTGTGTCGGTGCGAATTACTGTCTCGACCGGATCTATCAGGGCGGCATGGCGCTCTGCCTGCACAACCCCTCGACCGGTCGCGAAGTGGAACAGCCGCACGAGATCGAGCCGGCAACCACCCGGCGCCGGGTGGTCATCGTCGGCGCGGGCCCGGCAGGGCTCGAAGCGGGACGGGTCGCGGCCCTGCGCGGGCACGAGGTCATCATCCACGAAGCCGCGAACGAAGCGGGTGGACAGGTGCGGCTGACCGCACAGACCCCGCGTCGTGCCGAGATGATGCAGCTCATCCAGTGGCGACTGGCGGAATGCGAACGCCTCGGTGTCATCTTCCGGTTCAACAGCTACGCCGACGCCGAGACGGTCCGCGCACAGGCCCCCGACGTCGTGATCGTCGCTACCGGCGGCCTGCCCCACACCGAAGTTCTGTCCGATGGGAACGACCTGGCCATAAGCGCATGGGACATCCTGTCGGGTGACGTGCAGCCCGGATCGAACGTCCTGATCTATGACGACGCCGGCGATTACCCGGCGCTGCAGGCTGCCGAGAAGATCGCGGAATCCGGCGCCACGGTCGAAGTCATGACCCGTGACCGCACCTTCGCGCCCGAAGTCATGGCCATGTCGCTGACGCCCTCCATGCGCGAACTTCAGAAGCGCGACGTGACCTTCACGGTGACCTGGAAGCTCGACGCCCTGCGCCGGGAGGGCAATGAAATCGTCGCCAAGGTCGGCTCCGACTATGGCGGCGTGTCGCAGGAACGGCGCGTGGATCAGGTGGTCGTCAACCATGGCACCCGGCCGCTCGACGATCTTTACTTCGACCTGAGGCCGGGTTCGGTGAACCTTGGCGAGGTCGAATACGAG harbors:
- a CDS encoding glycosyltransferase; translation: MTSEAKQDATASRKIDHDQIFRAQSPARHILALVTVGLLVFTAITMMTVVVFNVSAEVRNVRNLFADQPTPEEPASPWDSLTHNRWGMEPDVLKIAFGDEEEFGGEEADHDLAHHHEEVPQVECARPHGAEHSASSNPTRVYAFVPAELEDAQNAMARTCDTVNVVIPEWLMLDGEGLSWLFDAEDEANVPYVILASAFDDDELMPLVHVQADALDDMRSRAWVDTLQLVNERDWLGMCFDLRRLEFLNLQRAFEMLVPVRDAYAAAGKEACAVISPDQMSHLPDAKDQPDRIVVPVVQDAYVLGTYTEAPAPLAWVDQVVRDAMRRIPQDRLVIGMATGGVHWHSERRQAEYISFSETMALSARNDAFIGIDSVQGHGLVSYTDEEGAPNLIWFLDAISHYRQLQILADNGLASVAVWGLGREDPSIWQVLTHKDIFEPAARDELRRIDLNSFVSYHGTGPFIRFGQDGQVGVRDLAMSEEGDRIEETRYVRLPAPVMAERYGSIPDNTVLLTFDDGPTKNFTPKILDILEAENVPAAFFMIGRQMGESREIVERMQREGFDYGLHTYSHPRIERTSAGRMQIELALQSRLFSWLTGTSPTVFRAPYLRGPGPLEGEVASRLRDFTEGRFHILGASIVPPDWRTKDATALVDYTLSQLDGSGQVILLHDGGGDRTHTIETLRLLIPALRAKGYDFASLTEIMAEIGPTYTDGGETEFESFEAVFYSGVADGGVWIALLVPMAVGLGLLRGATIFGFALRAHGRSRQRRAFFGPELPPYCPDVTVLIPAYNEEDVILRTIGSVLDSTYDRLKVLVIDDGSTDDTYQVVQDRYGDDPSVKIVTKENGGKWRASNLAFEYIDTEVVVAIDADTVIAPDAIENLVQPLRDPKVGAVAGKIVVGNPGTLLARLEKLEYSVAQNVDRQAYESFNAIMVVPGAFGAWRADAVRACGLYSGDTLAEDTDLTISMLERGYKVRSAANAYAFTEAPATVGPLMKQRLRWSIGMIQSAWKHRRTIRAGEPIGLIGLTDLLLFGVIMPFLGPIIDILLLIMLVRFVGSFDGTSFQSLTIRDYAMWAVFIALPVMEVAMASFAIRCEPTAKRSLLWLIVLNRLFYRQLLMVNVYRSIWRILTGRLTGWNKLKRLGGVQVVTPAE
- a CDS encoding DUF3131 domain-containing protein translates to MTQYPATAELALRIDGVLEETPYFQARSLFDTRAMADRQLGLLPLDRSEFTRFQTITTGLAPNQASAGGLRAGGCTVAIYDALDQADPNGTLAASMVMMLPRKSQLDLTEAADAFTAQLFQGLGSGTVVGIDIDALPADPTEARRLGRSLAEAVNQSRLTAYLLPVLPSEEFRRCCAFLANHTRVFVFIDDAPASAEEWTALRAQATEIYGDTCLDIVVPEGQLADGTWFVRREDGTRLRLGNPGIDTDGAFVHGPVSWLDESKAFWHPDAVAVTRLLEEGEPRPAMPSAMNLCRGDAPPVPDIAYQLLNRSKSIPLEPPEPVTFDDEDLADAELAYEYLTRFEIATTGLCPATVKEAPDATIPHSELTMWDIGSLILALLAARELGLVDEDALVERILRILDHIPNTTYEGHVVPAAIVDTDNGRIRRDGFDACDFGRLSVALHFASQEPGLAEACAAKYAEWGVAGLMTDGALVTVTRRGTRSSYWSHCAHYLKRGLALHGIDGARSPYSEAFVGDTEADRTMNLLYAADAIGILSSEPLLMEAVELGASRESKQLIDVFFAALRHEDDAYDRLLAPSETPLDAPPWFAYQGLDIGHAHRWSVSFLDSGRSRFEDITGSPHATFSSKAAYLWRAVRPGPFSDRLVEKVRENGRLEGLGFASGLHLSDYQPLAAYSDLNTNAVILQALAQRKKQAEAN
- a CDS encoding ABC transporter ATP-binding protein; the encoded protein is MKDEETRVFRTEGITKVYRTGDVEVHALRGVTTDLYAGEFTVLLGASGSGKSTLLNILGGLDHATAGKAWFGREELTAMSERELTRYRRDHVGFVFQFYNLVPSLTARENVALVTEISKRPMRPEEALERVGLDHRLDHFPAEMSGGEQQRVAIARAIAKRPEVLLCDEPTGALDSNTGVQVLAALQAINDELNTTTIVITHNAGIRAMAHRVIQFADGDVANTTVNDHRISPAEIEW